A part of Candidatus Electrothrix aestuarii genomic DNA contains:
- a CDS encoding DUF4080 domain-containing protein: protein MFHLVSINCRYSHSCLALFYVRNALEQHLPEQPQLFSQLTINDPYYATLLRISRTEAKAVFFSVYIWNHAVIRRLIHDLARLLPELPIILGGPEAPALGTLPEQCSLFLGEIEGAPQAFYQDLEQGGLQAMYRAKKAQAFPSPYRQEDFTEALQHRQLYYESSRGCPFSCSYCLSSGSKGVRHKPVELVKEELTALIAANPMIIKLVDRTFNDHPERALVIWQFLIESAQQVRFHFEIAPDRFTEPMFDLLATVPCDQFQFEIGIQSCHEPTLSAVQRRMDLAAACQNIQRLLALDSIHLHVDLILGLPFETEASFRDSFNQVFRLAPHYIQLGLLKVLPETEIARRAEEFGLIFCNQPPYEMLATRWLDHKQLSDLYELCECTESFYNNRFFRSLWQYLVQTGEEPFAFFSELLHLCREYNFFQLSHTHKLMIQVLTALVQQREDRELLLDLLRYDWLRCGHRTLPEDLAQTSQTELRNTLRTTLPQNLEGLFTYQTRVEFLKQSSFVELSPKAMHFLGFTAENKHKNGLIALLPEQTDGVMKFNRAVALPSYQ from the coding sequence ATGTTTCACCTCGTCAGTATAAACTGCCGCTATTCCCATTCCTGCCTGGCTCTTTTCTACGTCCGCAATGCCCTGGAGCAACATCTGCCGGAGCAGCCCCAGCTCTTCAGCCAGCTCACCATTAATGACCCCTATTATGCGACCCTGTTGCGCATCAGCAGGACAGAGGCAAAGGCGGTCTTCTTCTCGGTTTATATCTGGAACCACGCCGTTATTCGCCGCCTGATTCATGATCTGGCTCGCCTGCTACCGGAGCTCCCCATAATCCTTGGAGGCCCTGAGGCCCCGGCTTTGGGTACGCTTCCTGAACAATGCAGCCTTTTCCTTGGTGAAATTGAGGGAGCACCCCAGGCATTTTATCAGGACCTGGAACAAGGAGGTTTACAAGCTATGTACCGGGCAAAAAAAGCACAAGCTTTCCCTTCGCCTTACCGGCAGGAGGATTTTACAGAAGCCCTGCAACACCGCCAGCTCTATTATGAGTCCTCCCGAGGCTGTCCCTTCTCCTGTTCCTACTGCCTCTCTTCCGGCTCCAAAGGAGTACGCCATAAGCCTGTTGAGTTAGTTAAGGAAGAGCTGACCGCCCTGATTGCTGCAAACCCCATGATCATTAAGCTGGTGGATCGTACCTTTAATGACCATCCTGAGCGGGCCCTGGTGATCTGGCAATTCCTTATCGAATCGGCGCAACAGGTCCGTTTCCATTTTGAGATAGCCCCGGACCGTTTTACCGAGCCCATGTTTGATCTGCTTGCCACAGTTCCCTGCGACCAATTTCAGTTTGAAATCGGCATCCAGAGTTGTCACGAGCCCACCTTGTCAGCGGTTCAACGCAGAATGGACCTAGCAGCAGCCTGCCAGAACATTCAACGCCTCCTGGCCCTGGACAGCATTCATCTCCATGTTGACCTTATCCTGGGACTGCCCTTTGAGACCGAGGCCAGCTTCCGGGATTCCTTTAATCAGGTGTTCCGGCTAGCACCTCATTACATCCAACTGGGTCTGCTCAAGGTCCTGCCGGAGACCGAGATTGCTCGACGGGCTGAGGAATTTGGCCTGATCTTTTGCAATCAGCCGCCTTATGAGATGCTGGCTACCCGGTGGCTTGATCATAAACAATTAAGCGACCTCTACGAACTCTGCGAATGCACCGAATCCTTTTATAACAACCGCTTCTTCCGTTCTCTCTGGCAATATCTTGTCCAGACCGGAGAGGAACCCTTTGCCTTCTTTTCCGAGCTCCTGCATCTTTGCCGGGAATATAATTTTTTCCAGCTCTCGCATACCCATAAATTGATGATCCAGGTTCTCACGGCTCTGGTGCAACAGCGAGAGGATAGAGAACTTCTGCTTGATCTCCTGCGCTATGATTGGCTCCGTTGCGGCCATCGAACCCTGCCTGAGGACCTCGCCCAAACTTCACAAACAGAGCTGCGTAATACTTTACGCACGACTCTGCCCCAGAACCTGGAGGGGCTCTTCACCTATCAAACACGGGTTGAATTCCTCAAGCAGTCCAGCTTTGTCGAACTTTCCCCGAAAGCTATGCACTTCCTTGGTTTCACCGCTGAAAATAAGCATAAAAATGGCCTCATAGCCCTGCTACCAGAGCAAACCGACGGGGTGATGAAGTTTAATCGGGCTGTGGCGCTGCCTTCATATCAGTAA
- a CDS encoding hemerythrin domain-containing protein translates to MRYKKAYPNAGAKYFSPLFPEGALHENEQNQNVMTDIKMDKLTKAYLDHGMISEEMTFFEKFVEGIDADEVEDYLVRIRKFSDEYIVNHFRFEEEEIFPLILKYGNEKEKKMVQMLKNDHVKILQKLDDFLKKVTSYGTHPSEEEIEEIMHSSRELLEMVLLHARKEDAHLFPNL, encoded by the coding sequence ATGAGGTATAAAAAAGCATACCCAAATGCTGGAGCGAAATATTTTTCCCCTCTTTTTCCAGAGGGCGCTCTGCATGAAAACGAACAGAACCAGAATGTTATGACAGACATAAAAATGGATAAGCTGACTAAGGCGTACCTTGATCACGGTATGATTTCCGAAGAAATGACCTTCTTCGAAAAATTCGTTGAGGGAATTGATGCGGATGAGGTGGAAGACTATCTCGTTAGGATTCGAAAATTCTCAGATGAATATATTGTTAATCATTTCCGCTTTGAAGAGGAAGAAATTTTTCCCTTAATTCTCAAGTATGGTAATGAAAAAGAAAAAAAGATGGTCCAGATGCTGAAAAATGACCATGTCAAGATACTGCAAAAGCTGGATGATTTTTTAAAAAAGGTTACTTCCTATGGAACCCATCCAAGCGAGGAAGAAATCGAAGAGATTATGCACTCAAGCAGAGAACTGCTGGAAATGGTTTTGCTGCATGCACGTAAGGAGGATGCCCACCTTTTTCCAAATCTTTAG
- a CDS encoding DUF6726 family protein, which yields MKLSGLLLLTILLPLLSGCFFTKVVTVPMRVGGAVISVVPVVGNTVHEAIDEAAEAVDDVPL from the coding sequence ATGAAGCTGTCCGGTCTATTATTACTGACTATTTTACTCCCCCTCCTCAGCGGCTGTTTTTTCACAAAGGTCGTCACTGTCCCCATGCGGGTAGGAGGTGCCGTGATTTCTGTTGTCCCAGTTGTCGGGAACACAGTTCATGAGGCAATCGATGAAGCAGCAGAGGCTGTTGATGACGTGCCTCTATAA
- a CDS encoding cytochrome b N-terminal domain-containing protein, producing MAALTEENALRWGERIRVFLFSIRWGGHTLISLYLSVLSGLALGLQYNAAEPFYSTATIELIVPFGSFWRSLHYFSSQAFMLLLLAHLLVILWQKVPTPAYRFTRGAWLRLSASVPVALTLLFTGYILRGDATGDAAGAIAENITRSLPVLGVYLNKLLFDGHVAGVQKVYLNHVIGLMVLGGFVVWPHLRRYTASWSNHLPLILGLILLSPIFKTPLERDHFGLLHINGPWFFLGLQELLRYIPVFWAGIFVPSVFVGALLFLPQEGRFRRVAFWFMGAWLLVYTVLSVMGFWRGCCA from the coding sequence ATGGCAGCACTTACGGAAGAGAACGCACTGCGCTGGGGGGAACGAATCAGAGTTTTTTTGTTCTCCATTCGCTGGGGAGGCCACACCCTGATCAGCCTCTATCTCTCGGTCTTGTCTGGTCTGGCCTTGGGGCTTCAGTATAATGCCGCAGAGCCCTTCTATTCCACTGCAACCATAGAGCTCATCGTGCCCTTTGGTTCCTTTTGGCGCTCGTTGCATTACTTCTCCAGCCAGGCCTTTATGCTCCTCTTGCTGGCTCATCTCCTTGTTATCCTCTGGCAGAAGGTGCCCACTCCTGCGTATCGCTTTACCCGAGGAGCGTGGTTGCGGCTGAGCGCCTCAGTACCGGTTGCTCTGACCTTGCTCTTTACCGGCTATATCCTGCGGGGAGATGCGACGGGCGATGCCGCTGGTGCTATTGCAGAGAATATCACACGCTCGCTTCCTGTTCTGGGGGTGTATCTGAATAAACTCCTGTTTGATGGTCATGTTGCAGGCGTGCAAAAGGTCTATCTGAACCATGTGATCGGGTTGATGGTCCTGGGTGGTTTCGTTGTTTGGCCACATCTGCGCCGCTATACAGCCTCTTGGAGCAATCATCTCCCTCTGATCTTGGGACTCATCCTGCTTTCTCCCATCTTTAAAACACCTTTGGAGCGTGATCATTTTGGCCTGTTACATATTAATGGGCCGTGGTTTTTTCTCGGCTTGCAGGAGTTACTGCGCTATATTCCGGTGTTCTGGGCCGGGATTTTTGTTCCATCGGTTTTTGTGGGGGCCTTGCTTTTCTTGCCACAGGAAGGGCGCTTCCGGCGGGTGGCTTTTTGGTTTATGGGGGCGTGGTTGCTTGTGTATACCGTGCTGAGCGTTATGGGGTTTTGGCGGGGATGCTGTGCATGA
- a CDS encoding ubiquinol-cytochrome c reductase iron-sulfur subunit, translated as MEDKKSNTANERRSFLRNMLSWTASFIGVGLLYPLFRFAGYAVKPKPRHIKVAAPLPRSGFHAEREFILFARDEQAWAVSRTCTHLGCRVNFLEDKQLIECPCHQSRFTEQGKRLRGPAERDLPVYEVAVQKGRDGDVIGYVVTI; from the coding sequence ATGGAGGACAAGAAGAGCAACACAGCGAATGAGCGCCGGAGTTTTCTGCGTAATATGCTGAGCTGGACAGCGTCCTTTATCGGCGTTGGTCTGCTTTATCCCCTGTTCCGCTTTGCTGGGTATGCTGTCAAGCCCAAGCCAAGGCATATCAAGGTAGCAGCCCCCCTCCCTCGAAGCGGTTTCCACGCGGAGCGGGAGTTCATCCTCTTTGCGCGGGACGAGCAGGCCTGGGCCGTATCCCGGACCTGTACCCATCTCGGCTGCCGAGTCAATTTTCTGGAAGATAAGCAGCTCATAGAATGCCCTTGCCATCAGAGCAGGTTTACTGAGCAGGGAAAGCGATTGAGAGGACCCGCTGAGCGGGATTTACCTGTCTATGAAGTGGCTGTGCAAAAGGGGAGAGATGGGGATGTAATCGGCTATGTGGTGACGATTTGA
- the coaD gene encoding pantetheine-phosphate adenylyltransferase has protein sequence MSYQVVPDADFQAGRPSGIAIYPGTFDPITNGHVDIVKRSLSMFDHVIVALAVNTGKKPLFTLQERVALAEQCFTANSNVTVDTTSGLTVDYAVKKKACAIVRGLRAVSDFDYEFQLALMNRKLERRVQTVFLMTGFRWIYISSSIIKDAARHGGDVSGMVPAHVLAALKEKFNN, from the coding sequence ATGTCTTATCAAGTTGTTCCTGATGCTGATTTTCAAGCGGGACGTCCCTCGGGCATTGCGATCTATCCCGGCACCTTTGATCCTATTACCAACGGACATGTGGATATCGTTAAACGATCCTTAAGCATGTTTGACCATGTGATTGTTGCCCTGGCTGTTAATACCGGGAAAAAACCTCTCTTCACTTTACAAGAACGGGTGGCCCTGGCTGAGCAGTGTTTTACCGCGAACAGCAATGTGACGGTCGATACCACAAGTGGTCTCACGGTTGATTATGCGGTCAAGAAAAAGGCCTGCGCCATTGTCCGTGGCCTGCGGGCTGTTTCAGATTTTGATTATGAGTTTCAGCTGGCCCTTATGAACCGAAAGCTGGAACGCAGGGTGCAGACCGTCTTTCTCATGACCGGGTTTCGCTGGATATATATCAGTTCCTCTATTATCAAGGATGCGGCCCGACACGGTGGAGATGTCAGCGGTATGGTCCCAGCCCATGTGCTCGCCGCACTGAAAGAAAAGTTTAATAACTGA
- the rsmD gene encoding 16S rRNA (guanine(966)-N(2))-methyltransferase RsmD produces MRITGGSARGRHLIKPKAGWTFIRPTGDRVREALFSILGEEVLGSTILDLYAGTGALGLEALSRGAETVVFVDQSRQALELIHGNLTNCFPAAKASLQVLNLSQEGSLGRLKRKMPAQLLFDIVFLDPPYEKKLAEKTVAMVEREDLLKDNGLVVAEERASEQLAEQYGTLSLESHRSYGETGLWLYRNTVPS; encoded by the coding sequence ATGCGGATTACCGGTGGTTCAGCACGAGGGCGTCATCTGATCAAGCCCAAGGCAGGGTGGACCTTTATACGGCCAACAGGCGACCGGGTACGTGAGGCCCTGTTCAGTATCCTGGGAGAGGAAGTGCTTGGCAGCACCATTCTTGATCTCTATGCCGGAACTGGTGCTCTTGGCCTTGAGGCCTTGAGCCGGGGGGCGGAGACAGTAGTCTTTGTGGATCAATCCCGGCAGGCCCTTGAGTTGATCCACGGGAATTTAACAAATTGTTTCCCCGCAGCAAAGGCCTCGTTGCAGGTGCTCAACCTCTCGCAAGAGGGAAGTTTGGGGCGGTTGAAAAGGAAGATGCCCGCTCAGCTGCTCTTTGATATCGTTTTTCTCGATCCTCCCTATGAAAAAAAACTGGCGGAAAAGACAGTAGCAATGGTAGAAAGGGAGGATTTACTGAAAGATAATGGCCTTGTCGTGGCAGAGGAACGGGCAAGCGAGCAGCTTGCGGAACAATACGGAACCCTGAGCCTGGAGAGTCACCGAAGCTACGGGGAAACCGGACTGTGGTTATACCGCAATACTGTCCCTTCCTGA
- the pssA gene encoding CDP-diacylglycerol--serine O-phosphatidyltransferase: MRSNRFYALPSMLTCTSLFCGFYSIVASINGEFKPAAVAILVAGIFDGLDGRVARLTDSTSRFGMQLDSLCDLVSFGVAPALLAYLWALIPYGRYGWVAAFLYVATTALRLARFNSMAEDPENKNHDFVGLPCPAAAGAIATMVMFFHYLGATETVKHLSILLLVYLLSYLMISSHRYLSFKKTRIPREKRFQAVVGMILVLALLTAEHEIILFATALLYAASGLLLELYTFLQKKKKVPESED; encoded by the coding sequence ATGCGATCAAATCGATTTTATGCCCTTCCTAGTATGCTGACCTGCACCAGCCTGTTCTGCGGCTTTTATTCCATTGTTGCCTCAATTAATGGAGAGTTCAAGCCTGCTGCTGTAGCTATCCTGGTGGCAGGGATTTTTGACGGCCTAGATGGCCGGGTTGCCCGCTTAACCGACTCAACCTCCCGATTTGGTATGCAGCTGGATTCCCTGTGCGATCTGGTTTCCTTTGGAGTTGCTCCGGCTCTGCTGGCCTATCTCTGGGCCCTTATTCCCTATGGGCGCTATGGTTGGGTGGCTGCTTTTCTCTATGTCGCTACCACCGCCCTGCGTCTGGCGCGTTTTAACTCTATGGCCGAGGATCCAGAGAATAAGAACCACGATTTTGTTGGGCTGCCTTGTCCGGCAGCAGCTGGTGCTATTGCGACGATGGTTATGTTTTTCCATTACTTAGGCGCAACTGAAACAGTAAAGCATCTTTCCATCCTCTTGCTGGTCTATCTGCTTTCCTATCTGATGATTTCAAGTCATCGCTACCTCAGTTTCAAAAAGACGAGAATTCCCCGGGAAAAACGTTTTCAGGCTGTTGTTGGTATGATTTTAGTGCTGGCTCTTCTGACTGCTGAGCATGAAATTATTTTGTTTGCAACTGCGCTCCTGTACGCAGCATCCGGGCTTCTTCTGGAATTATATACTTTTTTGCAAAAAAAGAAGAAAGTTCCTGAATCAGAAGATTGA
- a CDS encoding lytic murein transglycosylase translates to MRFCCGFSASSLILFCFLLFFTTTGNAQSASSLAIKDGQPVNLQQQKYKDLFLELEQKYQFKSEDLQQIFQGQKLSKRVLELMDKQWKRRPYYEYFPLFLTPKTIKTGKGKLKKHKALLDRIEKKFGVEREVIVAIWGIETRFGTNQGGFNILQTLNTLFDAYPRRSEFFRKELIQFLLLCREQGVDPKTAKGSYAGAFGQAQFMPSSFRRFAVSFDGNAQCDLWNSVPDALASIANYLKIHGWFYGAPIYVELGSTLKDKRLRAAMEEGRKGRVAWELVRAVQKKDLPPSPGRLPLSIIGLELDPKTSKDGYRYLAGYPNFHTITEYNHSLFYGMAVSELAELFKEK, encoded by the coding sequence ATGAGATTTTGTTGCGGTTTTTCGGCCTCTTCCCTTATTCTCTTCTGCTTTCTGCTTTTCTTCACAACAACAGGGAACGCACAATCTGCTTCTTCTCTTGCAATTAAAGACGGTCAGCCTGTTAATCTGCAACAACAAAAATACAAAGACTTATTTCTGGAGCTTGAACAAAAATATCAGTTCAAGTCTGAGGATCTGCAACAGATTTTCCAGGGACAGAAGCTTTCCAAACGAGTCCTGGAGCTGATGGATAAGCAATGGAAACGGCGCCCTTATTACGAATATTTTCCTCTTTTTCTTACCCCGAAAACTATTAAGACGGGCAAGGGAAAACTCAAAAAGCATAAGGCCTTGCTGGATCGAATTGAAAAGAAGTTCGGTGTGGAGCGTGAGGTCATCGTGGCCATTTGGGGGATAGAGACACGCTTTGGCACTAATCAGGGGGGATTCAATATTCTCCAGACTCTGAATACCCTGTTTGATGCCTATCCTCGGCGCTCAGAATTTTTTCGTAAAGAGCTGATTCAGTTCCTGCTGCTCTGCCGGGAGCAAGGTGTTGACCCGAAAACAGCCAAGGGCTCTTATGCTGGTGCCTTTGGTCAGGCCCAGTTCATGCCCTCTTCCTTTCGTCGTTTTGCAGTCAGCTTTGACGGGAATGCGCAGTGTGATCTTTGGAATTCTGTACCTGATGCCTTAGCCTCTATTGCCAATTATCTGAAAATACATGGTTGGTTCTATGGAGCACCAATATATGTTGAGTTGGGGAGTACCTTAAAGGACAAACGTTTGCGGGCTGCAATGGAAGAGGGCAGAAAGGGACGGGTTGCTTGGGAGCTTGTCCGGGCAGTGCAGAAAAAGGATCTACCTCCTTCACCGGGCCGCTTACCCTTGTCCATTATTGGATTGGAACTTGATCCGAAAACCTCCAAAGACGGATATCGTTATCTCGCCGGTTATCCCAATTTTCACACGATTACAGAATATAATCATTCTCTTTTTTATGGCATGGCTGTCAGTGAACTGGCAGAGCTGTTTAAGGAAAAATAG
- a CDS encoding DHH family phosphoesterase — MNFLDVFNGDADGICALHQLRLQEPRPDARLLSGVKRDISLLEQVREVRETAVTVLDISLDKNRESLEEILAAGNTVFYADHHYAGEIPASERLSAHIDPDPLICTSLIVNRLLEGKYTLWAIAGAFGDNLDESAEQLAQEQGLDQVALAQLKETGILLNYNGYGASLEDLFFHPVDLFRQVQPYANPLDFYADAPALQTLKEGYQSDMEQALSFEPVHQDSAGRIYQLPAEAWARRVAGVYSNTLARQEPELAHALLTENADKSLRISIRAPLNNRNGADLLCRQFPTGGGRAAAAGINALPADQLDPFIRAFSAQFSSFDTV, encoded by the coding sequence ATGAATTTTCTTGATGTCTTTAATGGCGATGCCGATGGTATCTGTGCTCTACACCAGTTGCGTTTGCAAGAGCCGCGCCCGGATGCCCGTTTACTGAGTGGGGTGAAGCGTGATATTTCCCTGCTTGAACAGGTCCGTGAGGTGCGTGAGACAGCAGTCACGGTTTTAGATATATCCCTTGATAAAAATCGGGAGAGTCTGGAGGAAATTCTGGCAGCCGGTAATACAGTCTTCTATGCAGATCATCATTATGCCGGAGAGATTCCCGCTTCAGAGCGCCTTTCAGCCCATATTGATCCCGACCCTCTGATTTGTACCTCCCTGATCGTGAACCGGCTCCTTGAGGGGAAGTACACCCTTTGGGCTATTGCCGGGGCCTTTGGTGATAATCTTGATGAATCTGCTGAACAGCTCGCGCAAGAACAAGGGCTTGATCAGGTCGCTCTTGCTCAGCTCAAGGAGACAGGAATCCTCCTGAACTATAACGGCTATGGAGCAAGCCTGGAGGATCTCTTCTTTCATCCGGTGGATCTTTTTCGTCAGGTGCAGCCCTATGCCAACCCTTTAGATTTTTATGCCGATGCTCCTGCCCTGCAAACCCTGAAAGAGGGCTATCAGAGTGATATGGAGCAGGCCCTGTCCTTTGAACCTGTGCATCAGGATAGCGCGGGCCGGATCTATCAGCTACCAGCTGAGGCTTGGGCCCGCAGGGTGGCTGGTGTTTATTCCAATACCTTGGCCCGGCAAGAGCCTGAACTTGCGCATGCTCTTTTAACAGAGAACGCTGATAAATCTCTGCGAATCAGCATTCGCGCCCCTCTGAACAATCGTAACGGGGCAGACCTGCTTTGTCGTCAGTTCCCTACTGGTGGCGGTCGGGCTGCGGCAGCTGGTATCAATGCCCTGCCTGCGGACCAGCTGGACCCTTTTATCAGGGCATTCAGTGCGCAGTTCAGCTCGTTTGATACTGTTTAA
- the lptD gene encoding LPS assembly protein LptD translates to MHYRTPFFPFITVACFLGAFCVFVPSDVRAEAVSALQWEITADKLTRYEDPASIIAEGNVILQKKENITGSAEKEKDTKDWSDLLGEEAPSAAEGDEAQTGNTSSEGGGEAALIAPKQAPALLDAELEEEGLEEGTASEFENEDGEVVRSAVISTIKADWVVYDMDLGTVKLRGNVFVDIGPDKLQASEGVIHLTRETASFTDATIIRQYKDMRVEGRVVEKTGELTYHVQDGWLITCKLKDGETPPWSFNAADAKITDGGYAVLKHATFRVKDVPILYTPYMVLPAKRNRQSGLLFPSFSMSDRDGFSLEWPLFLNLSPSTDITLFPHYLAERGFMMGAEGRYVLGEDSKGTFMANFLNDDLSDIENPDNAEYYADGGYTHTNQNRYWIRGKADQKIGGWTTRVDVDLVSDQDYLDEFSNGYTGYSVSDKRLSDQFGRGLQDRNTYQRENKLTTLRSWSNGTSLEATLKGIDDVQESVADSRALWKFPEVKYSGLVPLAETDVDFSWDANYVYYKRDGGVQAQRVDLYPRVKTALPMLSEYLETTVGAGIRDTMYMIDDNGDEDWQDSDSENRFLADVNGEIATTLRKDFAGNGSLSAWSHTLRPFVRYTYVTEPSEDNLPVFDAVDTVGDQNNVTYGVNNFFYVTDMRDGGEYERDYGYIKLQQSYDLRDEASDEPLSDVQFRLAWYPWQNLNFKYSTNIDAYDDGFTMHNVESDYRNDRGDLVSFDYLFYAGATDEAEDTSSIRLISRVGLIYDFAVGYALERSIEDSVTIAEKVSLSYNPSCWSVELVADVTPDNEQVMVLFKLANIGAPFGFDLMTSSDE, encoded by the coding sequence GTGCATTACCGAACCCCCTTTTTTCCCTTTATAACGGTTGCTTGTTTTCTGGGCGCCTTCTGCGTATTTGTGCCGTCAGATGTCCGAGCAGAGGCCGTCAGTGCTTTGCAGTGGGAAATCACTGCGGATAAATTGACGCGCTATGAAGATCCTGCCAGTATTATCGCGGAAGGGAATGTCATCCTCCAGAAAAAAGAAAATATAACTGGATCTGCCGAGAAAGAGAAGGACACAAAGGACTGGAGTGATCTTCTTGGGGAAGAGGCTCCTTCAGCTGCTGAAGGCGACGAGGCACAGACTGGGAACACTTCTTCGGAAGGAGGCGGTGAGGCGGCCTTGATCGCCCCTAAACAGGCACCAGCGCTGCTGGATGCTGAGCTTGAAGAAGAGGGCCTGGAAGAAGGTACTGCGTCCGAATTCGAGAACGAAGACGGAGAGGTCGTTCGTTCCGCTGTTATTAGTACGATCAAAGCCGATTGGGTGGTCTATGATATGGACCTTGGCACAGTAAAACTGCGTGGAAATGTTTTTGTTGACATTGGCCCCGACAAATTGCAGGCCAGCGAAGGTGTTATTCACCTGACCAGAGAAACAGCCTCTTTTACCGATGCGACTATTATCCGTCAGTATAAAGATATGCGTGTTGAAGGTCGGGTTGTGGAGAAGACCGGAGAGTTGACCTATCATGTTCAAGATGGTTGGTTGATTACCTGTAAGCTCAAGGATGGAGAAACCCCGCCTTGGAGTTTTAATGCTGCTGATGCCAAGATCACAGATGGTGGCTATGCTGTGTTGAAACATGCGACGTTTCGGGTCAAGGATGTGCCTATTCTGTACACGCCCTATATGGTCTTACCTGCCAAGCGAAATCGTCAGTCAGGTTTACTCTTTCCCTCTTTCTCCATGTCAGATAGGGATGGATTCAGTCTCGAATGGCCCTTATTCCTCAATCTTTCTCCAAGTACTGATATCACCCTGTTTCCCCATTACTTAGCGGAACGAGGCTTCATGATGGGAGCTGAGGGGCGTTACGTGCTGGGTGAAGACTCAAAGGGAACCTTTATGGCCAATTTCCTGAACGATGATCTTAGCGATATCGAAAATCCAGATAACGCAGAGTACTACGCCGATGGCGGATATACCCATACCAATCAAAATCGCTATTGGATTCGCGGTAAGGCGGATCAGAAGATCGGCGGTTGGACTACCCGCGTTGATGTCGATTTGGTCTCTGACCAGGATTATCTTGATGAATTTAGTAATGGCTATACAGGGTATTCTGTCAGTGACAAGCGTCTCTCTGATCAGTTCGGACGCGGATTACAGGATAGAAACACCTATCAGCGGGAAAACAAGCTGACCACCCTTCGGTCCTGGTCTAACGGAACCTCCCTGGAGGCAACCTTGAAGGGGATTGATGATGTTCAGGAAAGTGTTGCGGATTCCAGAGCGTTGTGGAAGTTTCCCGAAGTTAAATATAGTGGTCTGGTTCCCTTGGCTGAAACAGATGTGGATTTCTCCTGGGATGCTAATTATGTCTATTATAAGCGTGATGGAGGTGTGCAGGCCCAGCGGGTTGATTTGTATCCCCGCGTCAAAACGGCCTTGCCTATGCTGAGTGAGTATCTGGAGACCACGGTTGGTGCCGGGATTAGGGATACTATGTATATGATAGATGATAACGGGGATGAAGACTGGCAGGACAGTGACAGCGAGAACCGTTTCCTCGCAGATGTGAACGGAGAAATCGCAACGACCTTGCGTAAAGATTTTGCAGGCAACGGCAGCTTGTCAGCATGGAGTCATACCTTGCGACCCTTTGTCCGTTATACCTATGTAACAGAGCCCAGCGAGGATAATCTCCCCGTATTCGATGCTGTTGATACGGTTGGTGATCAGAATAATGTGACATACGGAGTGAATAATTTTTTCTATGTCACAGATATGCGGGATGGTGGGGAGTATGAGCGGGACTATGGATATATCAAGTTGCAGCAGAGTTATGATCTGCGCGATGAGGCCTCGGATGAACCGCTTTCTGATGTACAGTTCCGCCTTGCTTGGTACCCGTGGCAGAATTTGAATTTTAAGTACTCTACCAATATTGATGCCTATGATGATGGCTTCACTATGCATAATGTTGAGAGCGATTACCGCAATGATCGGGGCGATCTGGTTTCCTTTGACTATCTCTTTTATGCTGGAGCCACAGATGAGGCCGAGGATACCAGCTCAATCAGATTGATTTCCCGGGTTGGCCTGATCTACGATTTTGCTGTGGGTTATGCCTTAGAGCGCTCGATTGAGGATTCTGTGACCATCGCGGAAAAAGTCAGCCTGAGTTACAACCCCTCCTGCTGGTCTGTGGAATTGGTTGCTGATGTTACCCCGGATAATGAGCAGGTTATGGTTCTCTTTAAGCTGGCAAATATCGGGGCACCTTTTGGGTTTGACCTGATGACCAGCAGTGACGAGTAA